The Cucurbita pepo subsp. pepo cultivar mu-cu-16 unplaced genomic scaffold, ASM280686v2 Cp4.1_scaffold005795, whole genome shotgun sequence DNA segment CATTTATCTATCTGAAGCATAAACGAACTATTTGACGTCTGGagattgttttgtttgatgaagAATTCCCTTTAGTTCAAGAATGCCCCTTTTCTAACAACAGTTGCATTAATAGGAGGTGGAGCTATCACTGGAAATGATTATCTATCTGTCTTAAGCAAGTACAAGCCTCTGGTGCAATGGGAGGAGATCAGTGCCGAACATTTCATCTTGTACACTGATAACAATCAAAACAAGCACGCAGTCTTTTATCCATCGCTGAAATCAATCTCCACACGTCTAGAGGCAGCTGGATCATTGGGAACGGGCATCTCAATATGGGAAATCGGACAAGGTTTGGACTACTTTTTTGATCTTCTGTAATAAGTCTCAAATTTGCAGCGTTTCTGTACCTGCTTCTGGGAGA contains these protein-coding regions:
- the LOC111787134 gene encoding chitinase domain-containing protein 1-like; translation: MNWIRSALRLVLGTKDNSLLPLEAGKIFLGINFYGYDYSLSGGGGAITGNDYLSVLSKYKPLVQWEEISAEHFILYTDNNQNKHAVFYPSLKSISTRLEAAGSLGTGISIWEIGQGLDYFFDLL